From Ipomoea triloba cultivar NCNSP0323 chromosome 5, ASM357664v1, the proteins below share one genomic window:
- the LOC116021107 gene encoding uncharacterized protein LOC116021107 isoform X1, whose protein sequence is MQNKRSCLFFEKAQGDLGLIEFEKKKEALVEEANLIFVERISVLKGKYEGIEIDFVSPMKVNDGPTPPTVGVEEVNKNREIGSPFTPGEGMVGGVEGRGNSSSLKLVQELQKKKFDVEEWVIELNKIWEEDEEMWSVMDDMFEELKKFLETHGGIKKYDIIGAREAAKILRRKIESSPVREKYGPRSSLGRGLKNQISTGYKLCKWVGDYYDESDDENGK, encoded by the exons ATGCAAAACAAGAGGTCAtgtcttttttttgaaaaagccCAAGGGGACCTTGGGCTTATTGAATTTGAGAAAAAGAAGGAGGCATTGGTGGAGGAAGCTAATCTAATTTTTGTGGAAAGAATTTCGGTTTTGAAAGGGAAATATGAGGGAATTGAAATTGATTTTGTAAGTCCAATGAAAGTGAATGATGGCCCAACGCCTCCTACGGTAGGTGTGGAAGAGGTGAATAAAAATAGAGAGATTGGGAGTCCATTTACTCCTGGTGAAGGGATGGTTGGAGGGGTGGAGGGTAGAGGAAATTCTTCCTCTCTAAAATTAGTGCAAGAATTACAAAAGAAGAAGTTTGATGTAGAAGAGTGGGTAATTGAGTTGAATAAAAtttgggaagaagatgaagagatgTGGAGTGTGATGGATGACATGTTTGAGGAGTTGAAAAAATTCTTGGAGACTCATGGTGGTATTAAAAAGTATGATATCATAGGTGCAAGAGAGGCCGCCAAGATCCTTAGGAGGAAAATTGAATCAAGCCCGGTGAGGGAGAAATATG GTCCTAGATCGAGTTTAGGTCGGGGattgaaaaatcaaataagtacgGGTTATAAGTTGTGTAAATGGGTCGGGGACTATTATGATGAGAGTGATGATGAGAATGGGAAGTAG
- the LOC116021107 gene encoding uncharacterized protein LOC116021107 isoform X2 yields the protein MQNKRSCLFFEKAQGDLGLIEFEKKKEALVEEANLIFVERISVLKGKYEGIEIDFVSPMKVNDGPTPPTVGVEEVNKNREIGSPFTPGEGMVGGVEGRGNSSSLKLVQELQKKKFDVEEWVIELNKIWEEDEEMWSVMDDMFEELKKFLETHGGIKKYDIIGAREAAKILRRKIESSPVREKYGPRSSLGRGLKNQISTGYKLCKWVGDYYDESDDENGK from the exons ATGCAAAACAAGAGGTCAtgtcttttttttgaaaaagccCAAGGGGACCTTGGGCTTATTGAATTTGAGAAAAAGAAGGAGGCATTGGTGGAGGAAGCTAATCTAATTTTTGTGGAAAGAATTTCGGTTTTGAAAGGGAAATATGAGGGAATTGAAATTGATTTTGTAAGTCCAATGAAAGTGAATGATGGCCCAACGCCTCCTACGGTAGGTGTGGAAGAGGTGAATAAAAATAGAGAGATTGGGAGTCCATTTACTCCTGGTGAAGGGATGGTTGGAGGGGTGGAGGGTAGAGGAAATTCTTCCTCTCTAAAATTAGTGCAAGAATTACAAAAGAAGAAGTTTGATGTAGAAGAGTGGGTAATTGAGTTGAATAAAAtttgggaagaagatgaagagatgTGGAGTGTGATGGATGACATGTTTGAGGAGTTGAAAAAATTCTTGGAGACTCATGGTGGTATTAAAAAGTATGATATCATAGGTGCAAGAGAGGCCGCCAAGATCCTTAGGAGGAAAATTGAATCAAGCCCGGTGAGGGAGAAATATGGTC CTAGATCGAGTTTAGGTCGGGGattgaaaaatcaaataagtacgGGTTATAAGTTGTGTAAATGGGTCGGGGACTATTATGATGAGAGTGATGATGAGAATGGGAAGTAG